From one Melioribacteraceae bacterium genomic stretch:
- a CDS encoding purine-nucleoside phosphorylase, with protein sequence MINLTEKYRELLNQIKSKAPFTPEIGLILGSGLGDFATKVDTSLSIPTESLSNYPKSTVEGHKGFIHFSKYAGKNLLIFQGRIHYYEGYRLSECVLPVLIASELGCKNLIITNAAGGVNPNFSPGDLMLTLDFNSLNLKKEITELFGIATAEEKNYLQDFPSKKIKSAIREAALDEKIPLKEGTYILTKGPSYESPAEIKMYGKLGIDAVGMSTVHEAIFGMKLGLKVGAISLITNHAAGISPQKLSHQEVMETADHSKVMFERLIKKTISLL encoded by the coding sequence GTGATAAACTTAACGGAAAAATATCGAGAACTCTTAAATCAAATTAAATCAAAAGCTCCTTTTACACCCGAAATCGGCTTAATTCTTGGCAGTGGATTAGGTGATTTTGCAACTAAAGTAGATACATCTTTATCAATTCCGACCGAATCGTTATCGAATTATCCAAAGTCAACTGTTGAAGGACACAAGGGATTTATTCACTTTTCGAAATATGCCGGTAAAAATTTATTGATCTTCCAAGGCAGAATTCATTATTACGAAGGTTATCGATTATCCGAATGCGTGCTCCCGGTTTTAATTGCTTCCGAATTAGGTTGTAAAAATCTGATAATCACAAATGCTGCCGGTGGAGTAAATCCAAACTTTTCACCCGGTGATTTAATGCTGACGTTGGATTTTAATTCTCTAAATCTCAAAAAAGAAATCACCGAATTATTTGGTATAGCTACTGCCGAAGAAAAAAATTACTTACAAGACTTTCCTTCGAAGAAAATTAAATCAGCGATTCGAGAAGCTGCGTTGGATGAAAAAATTCCATTAAAAGAAGGCACATACATATTGACAAAAGGACCGAGTTATGAAAGTCCGGCTGAAATTAAAATGTATGGGAAATTAGGAATTGATGCCGTCGGAATGTCAACTGTTCATGAAGCTATATTCGGAATGAAGTTAGGATTAAAAGTCGGAGCAATTTCATTGATAACAAATCACGCTGCCGGAATCTCCCCTCAAAAATTATCTCATCAAGAAGTAATGGAAACAGCCGATCATTCAAAAGTGATGTTCGAGCGATTAATTAAGAAAACCATTTCGCTTTTGTAA
- a CDS encoding nucleoside transporter C-terminal domain-containing protein, whose protein sequence is MDFIAILRGIIGIGVLIGIAFLLSNNRTKVNWRLVGTGLGLQILFAILIIKGELLGSYFSPLGWPKQFFSWVSSFFVLVLNFTGEGAKFVFGDLAISPGQDGSLGMFFAFQVLPTIIFFASLMSILYYLGIMQRVVQGMAWVMAKLMGTSGAESLSVTANIFVGQTEAPLMIKPFLKGLTKSELLTIMTGGMATIAGGVMAAYIQMLGYSFSQSMGLPLEEAQLMFATHLLGASVMAAPAALLISKIIFPETDTPETKGDVKVNIEKNASNLIESAAVGAGDGLKLALNVGAMLIAFIALIALVNHILIGLGDVFGINTFFETEFGKPLSMQLLFGLVLQFLAFAIGVPWENALEFGSLIGTKVVLNEFVAYFDMSRLIELKTLVNEKAIVMATYALCGFANFSSIAIQLGGITPLAPNRGTDIASLGIKAVIGGTLATLMTATLAGILF, encoded by the coding sequence ATGGATTTTATTGCCATACTTAGAGGAATTATTGGAATCGGAGTATTAATTGGAATCGCTTTCCTATTATCTAACAATCGTACAAAAGTTAACTGGCGATTAGTCGGTACCGGTTTAGGATTGCAAATCCTTTTTGCCATTCTAATTATAAAGGGGGAATTACTTGGTTCCTATTTTTCCCCGCTCGGTTGGCCAAAACAATTTTTCAGTTGGGTTAGTAGTTTCTTTGTTCTGGTTTTAAATTTTACCGGAGAAGGAGCAAAATTTGTTTTTGGTGATTTAGCAATTAGTCCGGGACAAGATGGTAGTCTAGGAATGTTCTTCGCATTTCAAGTTTTACCTACCATAATTTTCTTTGCCAGTTTAATGTCAATTCTTTACTATCTCGGCATTATGCAAAGAGTAGTGCAAGGAATGGCGTGGGTTATGGCCAAGTTAATGGGAACCAGTGGAGCAGAATCTCTTTCAGTTACAGCTAATATTTTTGTAGGCCAGACCGAAGCTCCGCTAATGATAAAACCATTTTTGAAGGGTTTAACAAAAAGTGAATTACTCACCATCATGACAGGTGGAATGGCGACAATTGCAGGTGGCGTTATGGCAGCTTACATTCAAATGCTCGGTTATTCATTCTCACAATCTATGGGATTACCACTCGAAGAAGCACAATTAATGTTCGCTACACATTTATTGGGAGCAAGCGTAATGGCTGCTCCAGCCGCTCTTTTAATTTCTAAAATTATTTTTCCGGAAACTGACACACCCGAAACGAAAGGTGATGTAAAAGTAAATATTGAGAAAAATGCGTCTAATCTGATTGAATCGGCCGCAGTTGGTGCGGGAGATGGTCTAAAATTAGCTTTAAATGTCGGCGCTATGTTGATTGCTTTCATAGCTTTAATCGCTTTAGTTAATCATATTTTGATTGGACTTGGTGATGTTTTTGGAATTAATACATTTTTTGAGACTGAGTTTGGAAAACCACTAAGTATGCAATTGCTGTTTGGTCTCGTGCTCCAATTTTTAGCATTTGCTATCGGAGTTCCATGGGAAAATGCATTAGAATTTGGAAGCTTGATAGGTACAAAAGTAGTTCTAAATGAATTTGTGGCATATTTTGATATGAGCCGGTTGATAGAATTAAAAACTCTAGTTAATGAAAAAGCAATTGTTATGGCTACATACGCGTTATGCGGATTTGCTAATTTCAGTTCTATTGCAATTCAATTGGGAGGAATTACACCGCTTGCTCCCAATCGTGGGACAGATATCGCATCACTAGGAATAAAAGCAGTTATTGGCGGAACCTTGGCTACATTGATGACGGCAACTTTAGCAGGAATTTTATTTTAG
- a CDS encoding 4a-hydroxytetrahydrobiopterin dehydratase — MSLLSNKAINESLNKLDGWKLENNSIFKEYELKDFSAAIGFVTQVGIVAEKVDHHPDILINSWNKVKITLSTHSQGGITNKDISLAEKIDNL; from the coding sequence ATGTCATTACTCAGCAACAAAGCAATCAACGAATCATTGAATAAACTTGATGGATGGAAGCTCGAAAATAATTCCATTTTCAAGGAATATGAATTGAAAGATTTTTCAGCAGCGATTGGATTTGTAACACAAGTAGGTATTGTAGCTGAAAAAGTCGATCACCATCCGGATATTCTAATTAACTCATGGAATAAAGTGAAAATTACTTTGTCCACCCATAGTCAAGGCGGAATTACCAATAAAGATATTTCACTAGCCGAAAAAATTGATAACTTATAA
- the floA gene encoding flotillin-like protein FloA (flotillin-like protein involved in membrane lipid rafts), which produces MDAVSGISIFIIIGAILFLFLIFYFVPIGLFITAYFSGVKLKIFKDLVGMRLRKVSPVVIVRSMISATKAGLYVQVSLLEAHYLAGGNVIKVVNALISANKANLELDFEKAAAIDLAGRDVLEAVKMSVLPKVIETPLVAAVAKDGIQLKAIARITVRANIERLVGGAGEATILARVGEGIVSTIGSSETHKAVLENPDSISKVVLAKGLDSGTAFEILSIDIADVDIGTNIGAILQTDQAEADLKVARAKAEERRAAAVATEQEMKARVAEMRAKVVEAEAEIPKAISEAFRSGNLGVMDYYNLRNIQSDTDMRNTIAKPDEKRDKDQDGQ; this is translated from the coding sequence ATGGATGCAGTCTCAGGTATTTCAATATTTATTATAATCGGTGCCATATTATTTTTATTCCTCATTTTCTACTTCGTCCCGATAGGGTTATTTATTACAGCCTATTTTTCTGGTGTAAAACTAAAAATCTTTAAAGATTTAGTAGGAATGAGACTTAGAAAAGTTTCGCCAGTTGTAATTGTTAGAAGTATGATATCTGCAACAAAAGCTGGCTTGTATGTTCAAGTTTCGTTACTTGAAGCACATTACCTTGCAGGAGGTAATGTAATTAAAGTTGTTAACGCTTTGATTTCTGCAAATAAGGCAAATCTAGAATTAGATTTTGAAAAAGCCGCAGCTATTGATCTTGCGGGACGTGATGTATTAGAAGCCGTAAAAATGTCCGTGCTTCCGAAAGTTATTGAAACACCATTAGTTGCTGCTGTTGCGAAAGATGGTATTCAATTGAAGGCGATTGCACGTATTACCGTTAGAGCAAATATAGAAAGATTAGTCGGTGGTGCCGGTGAAGCAACAATATTAGCTCGTGTGGGTGAAGGTATTGTATCAACAATTGGTTCAAGCGAAACTCACAAAGCAGTATTAGAAAATCCGGATAGTATTTCTAAGGTTGTTTTAGCAAAAGGATTGGATTCCGGAACAGCATTTGAAATTCTATCAATTGATATCGCGGATGTTGACATAGGTACAAACATCGGTGCTATTTTACAAACAGATCAAGCTGAAGCCGATTTAAAAGTTGCAAGAGCTAAAGCCGAAGAAAGAAGAGCCGCAGCGGTTGCAACTGAGCAAGAAATGAAAGCCAGAGTTGCCGAAATGCGTGCAAAAGTTGTTGAAGCCGAAGCTGAAATTCCGAAAGCAATTTCCGAAGCATTTAGATCAGGAAATCTTGGTGTTATGGATTATTATAATTTACGTAACATTCAATCTGATACAGATATGCGAAATACAATAGCAAAACCTGATGAAAAGCGGGATAAGGACCAAGATGGACAGTAA
- the cdd gene encoding cytidine deaminase, with the protein MDSLALGKKAIAAKSKSLAQYSNFHVGAALKTKSGKIYEGANIESSSYSLTICAERTAVFQAILEGEREFDSIAIASDAKEFCPPCGACRQVLLDLCGKDLDIILINSKEEIIKYKITELIPHSFGEDFLK; encoded by the coding sequence ATGGATTCATTAGCACTAGGTAAAAAAGCAATCGCAGCTAAATCAAAATCATTAGCTCAATATTCAAATTTTCATGTAGGCGCCGCACTTAAAACAAAAAGTGGAAAAATTTATGAAGGTGCAAATATTGAATCATCTTCATACAGCTTGACGATATGCGCGGAAAGAACAGCTGTTTTTCAAGCTATATTAGAAGGTGAACGAGAATTTGATTCAATCGCAATAGCGAGTGATGCTAAAGAATTTTGTCCACCCTGCGGAGCTTGCCGACAAGTATTATTAGATCTTTGCGGTAAAGATTTGGATATTATTTTAATCAATTCAAAAGAAGAAATTATTAAATATAAAATTACCGAACTTATTCCCCATTCATTCGGGGAAGATTTCTTAAAATAA
- a CDS encoding ATP-dependent Clp protease ATP-binding subunit, giving the protein MDGNFSERVQEVIRLSREEALRLGHDYIGTEHLLLGIIREGHGVAVKILRNLDVELVKLKKAIEDTVRSSGGTLTIGNIPLTKQAEKVLKITQIESKIYKSDVIGTEHILLSLLRDEDNIATQILHQFNVNYDSARAELNSILSSKDPDEPTKGFPHPGAPQSPKGGQKAERTKTPVLDNFGRDLTKFAADDKLDPVIGREKEIERVAQVLSRRKKNNPVLIGEPGVGKTAIAEGLALRIHQRKVPRILQDKRIVTLDLAGLVAGTKYRGQFEERMKALMNELEKADDVILFIDELHTIVGAGGASGSLDASNMFKPALARGDIQCIGATTLDEYRKYIETDGALDRRFQKVMVDPPSIDETIEILEHIKVKYEEHHRVKYSSEALASAVKMSARYMTDRHLPDKAIDVIDEAGSRVHMGNFTVSDEILKLEEEIEKVKHEKIKVVKEQDYEQAARLRDKERTLQSDLEVAKREWDAKTKDIIHDVSEDDIATVVSMMTGIPVTRVVQAESEKLLKMENALKAKIVGQDEAVIKLTKAIRRTRAGLKNPHRPIGSFIFLGPTGVGKTELAKVLARYLFDSDEALIRIDMSEYMEKYSVSRLVGAPPGYVGYEEGGQLTEKVRRKPYSVVLFDEIEKAHPDVFNILLQVLDDGMLTDSLGRRVDFKNTIIIMTSNVGTKDIKATGGIGFADESEANAYEKLKNTVEDAMKKLFNPEFLNRIDEAIVFRNLEIEDIKQIIEIEMKELVKNVEDNKMEIELDKSALAFLAEKGFDQKYGARPLKRAIQKYIEDPLAEEMLLGNFKEGSKILVKHKKNTEELYFISPKLSDKNDDDKSESNEETSGNKKEEKVD; this is encoded by the coding sequence ATGGATGGTAATTTTTCTGAAAGAGTACAGGAAGTCATCAGATTAAGCAGAGAAGAAGCCCTGCGGTTAGGTCATGATTATATCGGTACTGAACATTTGCTTCTAGGAATAATTAGAGAAGGACACGGTGTTGCTGTTAAAATTCTTAGAAATTTGGATGTTGAGTTAGTAAAATTAAAAAAAGCAATTGAGGATACAGTTAGAAGTTCGGGTGGTACATTAACAATTGGAAATATTCCACTGACTAAACAAGCTGAAAAAGTTTTGAAGATTACACAGATCGAATCAAAAATATATAAATCAGATGTAATTGGGACAGAGCATATACTGCTTTCTTTATTGAGAGATGAGGATAACATTGCTACACAAATTCTTCATCAATTCAATGTTAATTATGATAGTGCTCGGGCTGAACTAAATAGCATTCTAAGCAGTAAAGATCCCGACGAACCAACAAAAGGTTTTCCACATCCGGGAGCTCCTCAATCGCCTAAAGGTGGTCAAAAAGCCGAGAGAACTAAAACACCTGTATTAGATAATTTTGGGAGAGATCTAACCAAATTTGCAGCTGATGATAAACTCGATCCTGTTATAGGGAGAGAAAAAGAAATTGAACGTGTTGCTCAAGTTTTAAGTCGAAGAAAGAAAAATAATCCTGTATTAATTGGTGAACCCGGAGTTGGTAAAACAGCAATTGCGGAAGGTTTAGCATTAAGAATTCATCAACGCAAAGTTCCTAGAATTCTGCAAGATAAAAGAATTGTTACTCTTGATTTAGCCGGATTAGTTGCCGGAACAAAGTATCGTGGACAATTTGAAGAAAGAATGAAAGCCTTAATGAATGAATTAGAAAAAGCCGATGATGTAATTTTATTCATTGATGAATTACATACAATTGTCGGTGCCGGCGGAGCATCCGGTTCGTTGGATGCTTCAAATATGTTTAAACCAGCTTTAGCAAGAGGTGATATACAATGTATCGGTGCAACAACTTTGGATGAGTATAGAAAATACATCGAAACTGATGGTGCGTTAGATAGAAGGTTCCAAAAAGTAATGGTTGACCCTCCGTCAATTGATGAAACTATCGAAATTCTTGAGCACATAAAAGTTAAATACGAGGAGCATCACAGAGTTAAATATTCAAGTGAAGCTTTAGCATCCGCAGTTAAAATGAGTGCGCGTTATATGACGGATCGGCATCTACCTGATAAGGCTATTGATGTTATAGACGAAGCGGGTTCTCGGGTTCACATGGGTAACTTTACCGTGAGTGACGAAATTCTAAAACTTGAAGAAGAAATAGAAAAAGTAAAACACGAGAAAATAAAAGTTGTTAAAGAACAAGATTACGAACAAGCTGCTAGACTTCGTGATAAAGAGAGAACATTACAATCTGATCTTGAAGTGGCTAAAAGAGAATGGGATGCAAAAACTAAAGACATTATCCATGATGTTTCGGAAGATGATATTGCTACAGTCGTTTCGATGATGACAGGAATACCCGTAACTCGTGTTGTTCAAGCTGAATCCGAAAAACTTCTTAAAATGGAAAATGCTCTCAAGGCAAAAATTGTTGGTCAAGATGAAGCAGTTATTAAACTAACTAAAGCAATAAGAAGAACAAGAGCCGGGCTAAAGAACCCGCATAGACCAATAGGAAGTTTTATTTTCTTAGGTCCAACCGGTGTAGGAAAAACTGAATTAGCTAAGGTACTTGCCAGATACTTATTTGATTCTGATGAAGCATTAATTAGAATTGACATGAGTGAATACATGGAGAAGTATTCAGTTTCCCGGTTAGTTGGTGCCCCTCCCGGATATGTCGGTTATGAAGAAGGTGGTCAACTTACTGAAAAAGTGAGACGTAAACCTTATTCAGTTGTTCTGTTCGACGAAATAGAAAAAGCTCATCCGGATGTATTCAACATTTTATTGCAAGTCCTTGATGATGGTATGTTGACTGATAGTTTAGGACGAAGAGTTGATTTCAAAAACACAATTATAATAATGACATCAAACGTCGGAACAAAAGATATTAAAGCTACCGGCGGAATTGGTTTTGCCGATGAGTCTGAAGCGAATGCATATGAAAAGTTAAAAAACACTGTAGAAGATGCGATGAAAAAACTTTTCAACCCGGAATTCTTAAATAGAATTGATGAAGCGATTGTGTTTAGAAATCTTGAAATCGAAGATATCAAACAAATTATTGAAATCGAGATGAAAGAATTAGTTAAGAATGTTGAAGATAACAAAATGGAAATCGAACTTGATAAGTCGGCCCTTGCTTTCTTAGCTGAAAAAGGATTTGATCAAAAGTATGGGGCTCGACCGTTAAAACGTGCAATTCAAAAATATATTGAAGATCCACTCGCTGAAGAAATGCTCTTGGGTAATTTTAAAGAAGGTAGTAAAATACTCGTAAAGCACAAAAAGAATACTGAGGAACTTTATTTCATTTCCCCTAAATTATCGGATAAAAATGATGATGATAAATCAGAGTCCAACGAAGAGACAAGCGGAAATAAAAAAGAAGAGAAAGTCGATTAA
- a CDS encoding ATP-dependent helicase, producing MAKKYKLTRVNKAGFNAKVDEARFTIDYDNELNPAQLDAVKAVEGAYLLIAGAGTGKTRTLVYRVARLVEMGYDPQSILLLTFTRKAAREMMNRAAILLDNRCSKINGGTFHSFANLTLRKYAKDLGLHSGFTILDQGDSEDVINLIRGQLNLQELKKRFPNKQTLNKVFSLSVNTSKTIQEILEFDYPHFAKYVNQILEIKKIYESYKKQNSLLDYDDLLIYLRKFLFDLSPGAKNLLSSIKFVMVDEYQDTNKLQADIVMGLAQNHNNVMVVGDDSQSIYSFRGANFKNIMDFPNLFKNVEIIKLEENYRSTQAILKLTNYIIDAAIEKYEKHLFTRRPFGELPAIISAANENMQSRFIVDRILELREENVPLNEIAVLFRNSYFSFDLEIELNKANIPFIKFGGMKFVETAHVKDVLAFLRIAANPRDFVSWYRILLLHEGIGPKKAQIILDEISQNKIHFKAKPDAIAEQSSLGDKLYPLFEVLHDLHSTKQTPAEKAIRAINYYDPLFINKYDDFNKRKKDLEVFTNIAENYRSLDSFLADMALEPPQDSVTDVIEEDKENEKLILSTIHSAKGLEWHSVFIIHALEGMFPSGQSYESIEALEEERRLMYVASTRAKQNLFVSYPMNIFDRITGTTLSKRSRFIDGISDELADEYLLEEEH from the coding sequence ATGGCTAAAAAATATAAGCTTACCAGAGTTAATAAAGCGGGCTTCAATGCAAAAGTTGATGAAGCCCGTTTTACTATAGATTATGACAATGAATTAAACCCCGCTCAACTTGACGCGGTAAAAGCAGTCGAAGGAGCTTATCTTCTTATTGCCGGTGCCGGAACTGGTAAAACTAGAACTCTCGTATATCGAGTTGCTCGTTTAGTTGAAATGGGATATGACCCACAATCGATTTTACTTTTAACATTTACAAGAAAAGCTGCACGTGAAATGATGAATCGAGCTGCAATTCTTCTTGATAACCGATGTTCGAAAATTAATGGCGGAACTTTTCATTCATTCGCAAATCTCACTTTAAGAAAATATGCAAAGGATCTTGGACTTCATTCCGGTTTTACTATTCTCGATCAGGGTGATAGTGAAGATGTAATTAATCTCATCCGTGGTCAGTTAAATTTGCAAGAACTGAAAAAGAGATTTCCAAATAAGCAGACACTAAATAAAGTATTCTCTTTAAGTGTAAATACTAGTAAAACGATACAAGAAATTCTTGAGTTTGATTATCCTCATTTTGCAAAGTATGTTAATCAAATTTTAGAAATAAAGAAAATCTATGAATCTTATAAGAAACAAAATAGTTTATTGGACTACGATGATCTTCTAATTTATTTGAGAAAATTTCTTTTTGATCTTTCGCCCGGTGCTAAGAATCTACTTTCATCAATAAAATTTGTAATGGTTGATGAATATCAAGACACTAATAAACTTCAGGCTGATATCGTAATGGGTTTGGCACAAAATCATAATAATGTTATGGTTGTCGGTGATGATTCGCAATCAATCTATTCATTTCGTGGTGCGAACTTTAAAAATATCATGGACTTCCCTAACCTCTTTAAAAATGTTGAAATCATTAAGCTGGAAGAAAATTATAGAAGTACACAAGCAATTTTAAAATTGACCAATTACATTATAGATGCGGCGATAGAAAAGTATGAAAAACATTTATTCACACGCAGACCATTTGGTGAATTGCCCGCAATAATTTCTGCAGCAAATGAAAATATGCAATCGAGGTTTATTGTCGATAGAATCTTAGAGTTACGTGAAGAAAATGTCCCGTTGAATGAGATTGCAGTATTGTTTCGCAATTCGTATTTCTCATTTGATTTAGAAATAGAATTAAACAAAGCAAATATCCCTTTCATTAAATTCGGCGGAATGAAATTTGTCGAAACAGCACACGTAAAAGATGTTTTGGCTTTTCTTCGCATAGCCGCAAACCCACGGGACTTTGTTAGCTGGTACAGAATTTTATTACTGCATGAAGGTATTGGTCCAAAGAAAGCACAAATTATTTTAGATGAAATTTCGCAAAATAAAATTCATTTCAAAGCAAAACCGGATGCAATTGCCGAACAGTCTTCGCTTGGCGATAAACTCTATCCGCTCTTCGAAGTATTACATGATCTTCATTCAACCAAACAGACTCCGGCAGAAAAAGCTATACGTGCAATTAATTACTATGATCCCCTTTTTATTAATAAGTATGATGATTTTAACAAACGCAAAAAGGATTTAGAAGTTTTTACAAATATTGCTGAAAACTATAGAAGTTTAGACAGTTTTCTTGCCGATATGGCTTTGGAACCACCTCAAGATTCTGTGACCGATGTAATTGAAGAAGATAAAGAAAATGAAAAGTTAATTCTTTCAACTATTCATTCCGCAAAAGGATTGGAATGGCATTCCGTATTTATAATTCACGCACTTGAAGGAATGTTTCCTTCCGGTCAATCTTACGAAAGTATTGAAGCTTTGGAAGAAGAAAGACGATTAATGTATGTTGCATCAACAAGAGCTAAGCAAAATTTATTTGTATCGTATCCGATGAATATTTTTGATCGAATAACCGGGACTACATTATCAAAGCGATCAAGATTTATTGACGGTATCTCAGATGAGTTAGCTGATGAGTATTTGCTGGAAGAAGAGCACTGA
- a CDS encoding thymidine kinase gives MMEFQPHATPKETGWIEVVAGCMFSGKTEELIRRLRRAQIAKLRVKIFKPKIDNRYSENKIVSHSEQSLPSEVVSSAQEILELSSDAQVIGIDEAQFYESDLVEVCNRLADSGKRVIVAGLDQDYRGIPFEPMPQLLAIAEYITKTLAICVNCGNPADRTQRKIKSTDRVLVGASDSYEARCRRCHYIPETE, from the coding sequence ATGATGGAATTTCAACCACACGCAACCCCAAAAGAAACCGGCTGGATAGAAGTTGTGGCCGGATGTATGTTCAGCGGTAAAACCGAGGAACTAATTAGAAGATTAAGACGGGCACAAATCGCAAAACTTCGTGTAAAAATTTTTAAACCGAAGATCGATAATCGCTATTCCGAAAATAAAATCGTTTCGCACAGTGAGCAATCATTGCCGTCAGAAGTTGTTTCTTCGGCACAAGAAATTTTAGAACTTTCTTCCGATGCTCAAGTTATCGGAATTGATGAAGCACAATTTTATGAAAGTGATTTAGTTGAAGTATGCAATAGATTAGCCGATAGCGGAAAAAGAGTGATTGTAGCAGGACTCGATCAAGATTATAGAGGAATTCCATTTGAACCGATGCCTCAACTTTTAGCGATTGCAGAATACATTACAAAAACATTAGCAATTTGTGTTAACTGCGGAAACCCAGCAGATAGAACTCAAAGAAAAATTAAATCGACAGACAGAGTTTTAGTCGGTGCTTCCGATAGTTATGAAGCCAGATGCCGCAGATGTCATTATATCCCTGAAACTGAATAA
- a CDS encoding glycosyltransferase: protein MSNNHLLKFSIIIAAHNEEKTMASLFESLKKLNYPKENYEIIFVNDQSTDNTKSVIDEFIQTNPNAKLFDSLGKKHPGKKGALDIGIAHAKNDFILITDADCEPEPNWLIRYSEKFSKGYDFLFGISPYKQTGSFVNKVATFENLRSHILTFTATRFGFPYSAAARSFGFHKIAFEKLDGYSKTLQTLCGDDDLLIREAVKNKMKIGTVEYPDAFVYSKTKENWNDYLIQKARHTSTSNYYLLKHQIFLAVWHLINLILLFSFIGGFFNPTFFIPFALKMGFDVLLIQISQSKFGYRFTIIEAFYLQIIYEFLLIVNYIRGTYGGTKWK, encoded by the coding sequence ATGTCCAATAACCATCTTTTAAAATTCTCAATAATAATCGCTGCGCACAATGAAGAAAAAACTATGGCTTCCCTTTTTGAGTCATTGAAAAAATTAAATTATCCGAAAGAAAATTATGAGATCATTTTTGTTAACGACCAATCAACCGATAACACAAAAAGTGTAATTGATGAATTTATTCAGACAAATCCCAACGCAAAATTATTTGACTCACTCGGTAAAAAGCATCCAGGGAAAAAAGGTGCTCTTGATATTGGGATTGCTCATGCAAAAAATGATTTCATTTTAATTACGGATGCGGACTGCGAACCGGAGCCAAATTGGTTAATTCGTTATTCCGAAAAGTTTAGCAAAGGTTATGATTTTCTTTTCGGCATTTCACCTTACAAACAAACCGGTAGTTTTGTTAATAAAGTTGCTACATTCGAAAATCTTCGCTCACACATTCTAACGTTCACTGCTACAAGATTTGGTTTTCCCTATTCGGCTGCTGCAAGAAGTTTCGGATTTCATAAAATCGCTTTTGAAAAATTAGATGGTTACAGCAAAACACTTCAGACACTCTGCGGCGATGACGATTTATTGATTCGTGAAGCTGTAAAAAATAAAATGAAAATCGGAACAGTTGAATATCCGGATGCATTTGTTTATTCAAAAACAAAAGAAAATTGGAATGATTACTTAATTCAAAAAGCACGTCACACATCTACATCAAATTATTATTTATTAAAGCATCAAATCTTTTTGGCAGTTTGGCATTTAATAAATCTCATTTTACTTTTTAGTTTCATAGGCGGTTTCTTTAATCCTACCTTCTTTATACCATTTGCTCTTAAGATGGGCTTTGATGTTTTGCTCATACAAATTTCACAGAGTAAATTTGGTTATCGATTTACAATAATTGAGGCTTTTTATCTACAAATTATTTATGAATTTTTATTAATTGTAAATTATATACGCGGTACTTATGGGGGTACAAAGTGGAAGTGA
- a CDS encoding RsmE family RNA methyltransferase, whose amino-acid sequence MASVFHSDIELYFSLYTTDSKVSVVGEECHHIMKVMRHSVGDSIYVTNGNGKIFLINITSMAKNEIKGEIEKSFQYENKLKQFTICIPRLRVIDRFEFALEKCVELGFTNFIVFETDRTLARGDKSDRWQKIAMAAMKQSLQSYLPNITYLNKVNKFNELEGLKITFDQNSEKHFSDVIKTFHQNEKYYLIFGPEGGLTEDETTLLGKSNVYKLTSNRLRTETAIITAASIISTNF is encoded by the coding sequence TTGGCGTCGGTTTTTCATTCTGATATTGAACTTTACTTCTCACTTTACACAACCGATTCAAAGGTTTCAGTTGTCGGTGAGGAATGTCATCACATAATGAAAGTTATGCGTCATTCGGTCGGTGATTCAATTTATGTAACAAATGGAAACGGTAAGATATTTCTTATCAACATTACATCGATGGCGAAGAATGAAATTAAAGGTGAGATTGAAAAATCATTTCAATATGAAAACAAACTAAAACAATTCACTATTTGTATTCCTCGATTAAGAGTGATCGACAGATTTGAATTTGCTTTAGAAAAATGTGTTGAACTTGGTTTCACGAACTTCATAGTATTTGAGACTGATAGAACTCTTGCACGAGGTGATAAATCGGACCGTTGGCAAAAGATTGCAATGGCAGCGATGAAACAATCTTTACAAAGTTATTTGCCAAATATTACATATTTGAATAAAGTTAATAAATTTAATGAGTTGGAAGGACTGAAAATTACATTCGATCAAAACTCGGAGAAACATTTTTCCGATGTGATTAAGACTTTTCACCAAAATGAGAAATACTATTTAATATTCGGTCCCGAAGGTGGCTTGACTGAAGATGAAACTACACTTCTTGGAAAATCTAACGTTTATAAACTCACATCTAATCGACTTCGCACTGAAACCGCGATTATAACTGCAGCATCGATCATATCAACAAATTTCTAA